The proteins below come from a single Tigriopus californicus strain San Diego chromosome 3, Tcal_SD_v2.1, whole genome shotgun sequence genomic window:
- the LOC131878036 gene encoding carbohydrate sulfotransferase 10-like isoform X1, with product MMLLLQLCVLSLVGLGLGEEASSDYDVKTEMDQRLDKYRQVCNSYNDPRKLEHSALFDSKIVVSKHYKIPSRKFAMCVPPKVGSQSWRKLLVLQRQRDQQEETKKEEQLESENKTGEEKGRSEKEKIPDETDPLLAYRASFRGIQVRHPLERILSS from the exons ATGATGTTATTGCTCCAATTGTGTGTTCTTTCACTGGTCGGTTTAGGCCTGGGTGAAGAGGCCTCATCGGATTATGATGTCAAAACGGAGATGGACCAACGGCTCGATAAATATCGACAAGTGTGCAACAGCTACAACGACCCAAGAAAGCTGGAACATTCCGCCCTTTTCGACTCGAAAATTGTTGTCAGTAAACATTACAAGATCCCGTCGAGGAAATTTGCCATGTGTGTGCCACCCAAGGTGGGATCTCAATCGTGGCGAAAGCTTTTAGTGCTCCAAAGACAACGAGATCAACAAGAAGAAACTAAGAAGGAGGAACAATTGGAGTCCGAAAATAAAACTGGAGAAGAGAAGGGTAGgagtgaaaaagagaaaattccGGACGAAACTGATCCTTTACTGGCGTATAGAGCCTCTTTCAg AGGGATCCAAGTGAGACATCCATTGGAACGAATTTTGTCTTCGTAA
- the LOC131878036 gene encoding carbohydrate sulfotransferase 11-like isoform X2 — protein MELNECSVLVNEGLAQHWAPYWSWCQPCAPGYEYHFIAKLEHFNEDKKYIFDKVGFNNSIEVIQENKTKAGHASNPLEKARYYGTLTSQEIYDLYLRYKLDHELFDYSPEEYLKLAKDYNASTE, from the exons ATGGAGCTTAACGAATGCTCG GTCTTGGTCAATGAGGGTCTGGCCCAACATTGGGCTCCGTATTGGAGTTGGTGTCAACCTTGTGCCCCAGGCTATGAGTATCATTTCATTgccaaattggaacatttcaaCGAAGATAAGAAGTACATCTTTGACAAAGTCGGATTTAACAACAGCATTGAAGTCATTCAGGAGAATAAAACAAAGGCTGGCCACGCATCAAATCCATTGGAGAAGGCCAG atATTATGGCACATTAACGTCCCAAGAGATTTATGATCTGTACCTTAGGTACAAATTAGATCATGAGCTCTTCGATTACAGCCCTGAGGAATACCTAAAGCTCGCCAAAGATTACAACGCTTCCACCGAATGA
- the LOC131878012 gene encoding uncharacterized protein LOC131878012, which yields MLTTTTTTSNLSTADDIELSRIPDIQVNSARLAPDHSCETLTTIESPGTEYDDHHELEKHSKEFPGDFPIGPQRSASTDTDFKPSFKSRLKWPCGMTNFHFSLCIGVVGFAIFWLLLLLRIYLPEEYFQ from the exons ATGCttaccaccacaaccaccacttCCAATTTGAGCACCGCCGATGACATCGAGTTGTCGAGGATCCCCGACATCCAAGTCAATTCGGCACGCTTAGCGCCTGATCATTCTTGCGAGACATTGACAACAATTGAAAGCCCAGGAACCGAATATGATGACCACCATGAGTTGGAGAAACATTCGAAAGAGTTTCCAG GTGATTTCCCTATTGGTCCCCAACGATCCGCTTCCACCGACACAGATTTCAAACCCTCGTTCAAAAGCCGTCTCAAGTGGCCCTGTGGGATGACAAACTTTCATTTCAGCCTCTGTATTGGTGTGGTGGGCTTCGCTATATTTTGGCTCTTGCTTCTACTGCGAATTTATTTACCGGAGGAGtatttccagtga